A DNA window from Anastrepha ludens isolate Willacy chromosome 6, idAnaLude1.1, whole genome shotgun sequence contains the following coding sequences:
- the LOC128868007 gene encoding uncharacterized protein LOC128868007 has protein sequence MLCCTLKAMRAGQPSYTTTSRTPLKPMLLLLMLRLATVGAIAVDKSDGGSNKLQIEEPAEPLLDHTQSHFLPKRSGIVQLFEWKFADIATECEQFLGPHGFAGVQVSPVAEHLVVRSATVRHPWWERYQPLSLEIVSRSGNEEEFQQMTRTCNEAGVRVYVDVVLNHFAGAYDEETARGQRLLVGYAGSTANASSYDFPALPFTRLHFHKPCELVDYLDAHVVRNCELNGWPDLNHYRLDVRANLTEFLNRLVGMGVAGFRVDAAKYIWPIDIKLLFKSVNDLNSEDFDFPENARPYVYQDVVDLGVDSISKTEYSSYGMVTEYLYAAELANIINGKAPLSSLINWGPPMGFLPHQQALVFVDSHDGQREHELLGANQLLSYRQPRKYIMATAFMLAHPYGRVKRIMSSYYFAAQQLEQGPPMEEGEAQEEVEGAEENGIEAKGEEATDEDATTGDAPPPQIRSPTFDESTGRCEFASGWVCEHRWPPVVKMLELVNTLSELEDGVMNFQTDGPNHIAFCRGNKAFFVFNSDAQQVYDAIVETCLPSGVYCDVISGGHAENSGLTSECAGKRIVVDTEGRAHIILPAAFGSNDEAVGSDYDEADVDAKDAYEIAVGAEGEFGVLAIYEGWRLVDEVQLDKQEAEKGTEGAPADAAEEETSTEPAAEVDAEDTEDVDSITEIADVTQEVVSPEELRDATVEKNAKLEEDIATDASIESEPAVDGTQAEEEADETEGGGKVVVGSDGEEEEGVGEAGGGEPAEEPAEGAAVPVAEDDNPAEKLEEVAEDGEVTAGESEQVETAGVEDEAANAEEPVEPVDTPVDEPASEAAGEAAGEATDEAAIEPAGEAADEAANGAADEAANETPAADETASDEPAPADNIPADENPPSDTADAGETEQITEPAETQTNAPEAEPANEAGIIEQAKGVMEEIENGVINIAHEVQDKIAGHTGKDEAGSTTDIKAGAQNVANKTKDIIAKAGFNTNGAGRSQSIRLRNLAILIGVILINVYST, from the exons ATGCTATGCTGTACACTTAAAGCGATGCGAGCGGGGCAGCCATCGTACACCACAACCTCCCGTACGCCGCTGAAGccaatgctgctgctgctaatgCTGCGCCTGGCTACAGTTGGTGCAATCGCCGTAGACAAGTCGGATGGTGGCAGCAATAAGCTGCAAATTGAGGAGCCCGCCGAGCCGCTGCTCGATCACACACAATCGCATTTCTTGCCAAAGCGTTCCGGGATTGTGCAGCTTTTCGAGTGGAAGTTCGCCGACATTGCGACGGAATGTGAGCAGTTTTTAGGACCACACGGCTTTGCGGGTGTACAG gtCTCGCCTGTTGCTGAGCATTTGGTCGTGCGTTCCGCCACTGTTCGGCATCCGTGGTGGGAACGCTATCAACCGTTATCCCTTGAAATCGTCTCACGCTCTGGCAACGAGGAGGAATTCCAGCAGATGACACGCACCTGTAATGAGGCtggtgtgcgtgtgtatgtcgATGTGGTGCTCAATCACTTCGCTGGCGCCTATGATGAGGAGACGGCGAGGGGCCAGCGTTTGCTTGTGGGTTATGCCGGTTCGACGGCCAATGCGAGTTCATATGATTTTCCGGCTTTGCCTTTTACGCGTCTGCACTTTCATAAGCCGTGTGAGTTGGTGGATTATTTGGATGCTCATGTCGTGCGCAACTGTGAGCTGAATGGTTGGCCTGATCTAAATCATTATCGACTTGATGTGCGCGCTAATCTGACGGAGTTTCTCAATCGCTTGGTGGGCATGGGTGTTGCGGGTTTTCGTGTGGATGCGGCTAAGTATATTTGGCCAATTGATATTAAG TTGCTGTTCAAGAGTGTCAACGATCTCAATAGCGAAGATTTCGATTTTCCAGAGAATGCGCGGCCATATGTGTACCAAGATGTTGTTGATTTGGGAGTTGATTCTATATCAAA AACGGAGTACTCCAGTTATGGCATGGTCACGGAATATTTGTACGCCGCCGAATTAGCCAACATTATCAACGGCAAAGCGCCGCTTAGTTCACTAATAAATTGGGGTCCGCCAATGGGCTTCCTGCCGCATCAGCAAGCGCTCGTGTTTGTTGATAGTCATGACGGGCAGCGAGAGCACGAACTTTTAGGCGCTAATCAGCTACTCTCCTACAGACAACCAAGAAAGTACATCATGGCCACTGCATTCATGTTGGCCCATCCGTATGGACGGGTTAAACGGATTATGAGCTCATATTACTTTGCAGCGCAGCAGCTAGAACAAGGACCACCAATGGAGGAAGGCGAGGCGCAGGAGGAAGTAGAGGGTGCCGAAGAAAATGGGATTGAAGCGAAAGGGGAAGAAGCCACAGATGAAGACGCTACCACTGGCGATGCACCGCCACCACAAATACGTTCGCCAACATTTGATGAGTCGACTGGCCGCTGTGAGTTTGCCTCCGGTTGGGTTTGCGAGCACCGCTGGCCTCCCGTTGTAAAAATGCTTGAGTTAGTCAATACGCTTAGTGAGTTAGAAGATGGTGTCATGAATTTCCAAACGGATGGTCCAAATCACATAGCCTTCTGTCGTGGCAACAAAGCATTCTTTGTGTTTAACAGCGATGCACAGCAAGTGTACGATGCCATAGTGGAGACTTGTCTACCGAGTGGTGTGTATTGTGATGTGATTAGCGGTGGACATGCGGAAAATAGTGGGCTTACAAGCGAATGTGCAGGAAAGCGCATAGTGGTCGATACAGAGGGTAGAGCACATATTATTTTGCCAGCAGCATTTGGGTCGAATGACGAGGCCGTCGGAAGTGATTATGATGAAGCCGATGTAGACGCGAAAGATGCCTATGAAATTGCAGTAGGCGCCGAAGGAGAATTTGGTGTGCTGGCCATATATGAAGGCTGGCGATTAGTAGATGAAGTGCAGCTGGATAAGCAAGAAGCCGAAAAAGGTACTGAAGGTGCACCGGCGGATGCAGCTGAAGAAGAAACTAGTACGGAACCTGCGGCAGAGGTTGATGCAGAGGATACAGAAGATGTGGATAGCATAACAGAAATAGCAGATGTAACGCAAGAGGTCGTGTCGCCTGAAGAGTTGAGAGATGCGACGGTGGAGAAGAACGCTAAGCTGGAAGAGGACATTGCGACTGATGCGAGCATTGAAAGTGAGCCCGCGGTTGACGGTACACAGGCGGAAGAGGAGGCGGATGAAACAGAAGGCGGAGGAAAAGTTGTTGTAGGCAGTGATGGGGAGGAAGAAGAAGGCGTAGGTGAAGCAGGAGGTGGTGAGCCGGCAGAAGAACCGGCGGAGGGGGCAGCAGTGCCTGTGGCTGAAGATGATAATCCAGCAGAAAAGCTCGAAGAAGTTGCAGAAGATGGCGAAGTTACAGCAGGTGAAAGCGAGCAGGTAGAAACCGCTGGCGTTGAAGATGAAGCTGCTAACGCTGAGGAACCGGTGGAACCAGTAGATACACCAGTAGATGAACCAGCAAGTGAAGCAGCAGGGGAAGCAGCAGGTGAAGCAACAGATGAAGCAGCAATTGAGCCAGCAGGTGAAGCAGCGGATGAAGCAGCAAATGGAGCCGCAGACGAAGCAGCCAATGAAACACCGGCAGCAGATGAAACAGCATCGGACGAGCCCGCACCAGCTGACAACATACCGGCAGACGAAAATCCTCCTTCAGATACAGCGGATGCTGGTGAAACGGAGCAGATCACAGAGCCTGCAGAAACCCAAACTAATGCACCTGAAGCTGAACCTGCAAACGAAGCAGGTATTATAGAGCAGGCTAAAGGAGTGATGGAGGAAATCGAGAACGGTGTGATAAACATTGCGCATGAAGTGCAGGATAAAATCGCGGGGCATACAGGCAAAGATGAAGCGGGATCGACAACAGATATTAAAGCGGGTGCGCAAAATGTGGCGAATAAAACAAAAGAT